A window of the Mesorhizobium opportunistum WSM2075 genome harbors these coding sequences:
- the hypB gene encoding hydrogenase nickel incorporation protein HypB, protein MCGTCGCGSKAETRILNLQTGKETALGDAHGDIHAHNCGTAHGHGHDHSHAHPHDHGDGHSHDHQHPHTHGHEHAHDHAMKHAREHRHHNDHGHGDAELHGDDHSHAHAHHGHDRADGHHHHGHEHRHGQTAVVELEMQILAKNDALAASNRGWFAGREILALNLVSSPGSGKTTLLERTIRDLKDRMVISVIEGDQATANDGERIRAAGAAAIQVNTGAGCHLEADMLAKGLVELKPAFGSVVMIENVGNLVCPAMFDLGEHAKVVILSVTEGDDKPLKYPHMFRAAKVMVINKIDLLAHVDFEVDTAIANARRINPEIATLSVSAKTGEGLGGWYEWLDHEAAQVRL, encoded by the coding sequence ATGTGCGGAACCTGTGGCTGCGGCTCCAAGGCCGAAACGCGAATCCTCAACCTGCAAACCGGCAAGGAAACGGCTCTCGGCGATGCGCACGGTGATATCCATGCCCATAATTGCGGCACGGCGCATGGGCATGGCCACGACCACAGCCACGCCCATCCGCACGACCATGGCGACGGACATAGCCACGATCACCAGCATCCGCACACTCATGGCCACGAGCACGCGCACGACCATGCGATGAAGCATGCGCGCGAGCATCGCCACCATAACGATCATGGCCATGGCGACGCTGAGTTGCATGGTGACGATCATTCGCATGCCCATGCTCACCACGGTCATGATCGTGCGGACGGCCATCATCACCATGGGCACGAGCATCGCCACGGCCAAACCGCGGTGGTCGAACTCGAAATGCAGATCCTGGCCAAGAACGACGCGCTTGCCGCCAGCAATCGCGGCTGGTTCGCCGGTCGCGAGATCCTGGCGCTGAACCTTGTTTCTTCGCCCGGCTCCGGCAAGACGACGCTGCTCGAGCGCACCATCCGCGATCTGAAGGACCGGATGGTGATCTCGGTCATCGAAGGTGACCAGGCAACCGCCAATGACGGCGAGCGCATCCGCGCCGCCGGAGCTGCCGCTATCCAGGTCAACACCGGCGCCGGCTGCCATCTTGAAGCCGATATGTTGGCCAAGGGGCTGGTCGAACTGAAGCCGGCCTTCGGTTCGGTGGTCATGATCGAGAATGTCGGCAATCTTGTCTGTCCGGCGATGTTTGATCTCGGCGAACACGCCAAGGTGGTCATACTCTCGGTCACCGAGGGCGACGACAAACCGTTGAAATATCCGCACATGTTCCGAGCCGCCAAGGTCATGGTCATCAACAAGATCGATCTTCTGGCGCATGTCGATTTCGAGGTCGACACCGCCATCGCCAACGCGCGGCGGATCAATCCCGAGATTGCCACGCTTAGTGTGTCGGCAAAGACGGGGGAGGGGCTCGGGGGCTGGTACGAATGGCTTGACCATGAAGCGGCGCAGGTGCGGCTTTAA